GCAAGCTCGATCTTTCTCCGGTGATCACCGACCGCATGCCTCTGAAAGACTTCAGCAAAGGTATGGAGCGTTTGAAGACCGGTGAGGCGAGCAAGATATTGCTCTATCCGAATGGGATGGAAAGATAACCCCTCCAAACTACAGAGGACACAGAGAGCAGAGAGGGGGTTGAGGGTCGGCTGGGACTTATGTTCATTTTCCTCTGTGTTCTCCGTGTCCTCTGTGGTTAGTTGAACCACCGTTCATGACATCAGCTGCCCCATTCAAGAAGATCCTTATCGCGAATCGCGGCGAGATCGCGGTGCGTGTTATTCGCGCGTGCCGCGAGATGGGCATTCTTTCGGTTGCCGTTTTTTCCGATGTTGATCGTGCTGCGCTGCACGTGATAAAGGCTGATGAGGCTTATCACATCGGTCCTGCTGCTGCCGCCGAATCCTATTTGAATATTCAGCGGATTCTCGATGTCGCCAAACGAAGCGGCGCCGACGCCATCCATCCTGGCTACGGATTTCTTTCCGAGAACGCGCAATTCGCCAAGGCTTGTGGCGAAGCTGGCGTTAAGTTCATCGGACCCTCACCGGCCGCCATGGAGGCAATGGGATCGAAGACGCGTGCACGCGAAGCTGCCGATCGTGCCGGGCTCCCGCGTGTTCCCGGTTCGGTACGCGCGCTGGAGTCCGTGGCAGAAGCAGAAAATGTGGCAGCGTCGGTTGGGTATCCCGTGATGCTTAAGGCGGCGGCTGGCGGAGGGGGCAAGGGAATGCGTCGCGTTAACAAGCGCGACGAGTTGGCCTCGGCGTTCAGCGCCGCGCAGAGCGAGGCTCTACGGGCCTTTGGCAACAGCGATGTGTACATCGAGAAGCTGATTGTCCAGCCTCGTCACATAGAAATTCAGGTGCTCGGCGACGAGCACGGCAATCTTATGTATCTCGGCGAACGCGAGTGCTCGGTACAACGGAGGCATCAGAAGGTAATCGAGGAAGCGCCGTCTCCGGTTGTTGATGGAGCCATGCGTCAAGCCATGGGTGAGACCGCAGTGGCCCTGGCGCGAGCCGCTGGATACTACAACGCGGGGACCGTCGAGTTTCTGGTTGACCAGAACATGAATTTCTACTTCCTGGAGATGAACACCCGTCTGCAAGTGGAACATCCGGTGACGGAGCTAGTGACGGGACTCGATCTCGTGCATTTGCAGATCTTGATAGCCGCAGGAGCGAAGCTTCCGTTCGCGCAGAGCGATCTGCAGCTTCGCGGACACGCTATCGAAGTGCGAGTCTACGCAGAAGATCCGGACAACAACTTCTTTCCCTCACCTGGGAAGATCATGCGCTTGCTTACACCCTCTGGTCCAGGA
This Terriglobales bacterium DNA region includes the following protein-coding sequences:
- the accC gene encoding acetyl-CoA carboxylase biotin carboxylase subunit, whose translation is MTSAAPFKKILIANRGEIAVRVIRACREMGILSVAVFSDVDRAALHVIKADEAYHIGPAAAAESYLNIQRILDVAKRSGADAIHPGYGFLSENAQFAKACGEAGVKFIGPSPAAMEAMGSKTRAREAADRAGLPRVPGSVRALESVAEAENVAASVGYPVMLKAAAGGGGKGMRRVNKRDELASAFSAAQSEALRAFGNSDVYIEKLIVQPRHIEIQVLGDEHGNLMYLGERECSVQRRHQKVIEEAPSPVVDGAMRQAMGETAVALARAAGYYNAGTVEFLVDQNMNFYFLEMNTRLQVEHPVTELVTGLDLVHLQILIAAGAKLPFAQSDLQLRGHAIEVRVYAEDPDNNFFPSPGKIMRLLTPSGPGIREDSGIYEGWTVPLDYDPMLAKLIAYAPTREQAIRRLRRALDEYFVGGIATNLGLFREILDDSEFVSAKIDTGYLDRLIPARTASVSPMNDTGERVAAIAAALMQSAQNGKALSTNNGVNGGSHSPSDRWKRVARQEALRKR